TCAGCTCcgcctgccctcagcccctgtctgccctcagccccagctgccctccGCCCCGCCTGTCCTCAGCCACTGCCTGTCCTCAGCCCCTGCTTGACCTCAGCCACTGCCTGCCTCCAACCTTTACCTTTTCCCAGCCTCTGCCTTTCACAGTTCAGTTATAGTTAAGACTTGGTTCCAGGCGAATTGTTATTGGGTGATAATGAACAATGTGGAAGGAGGTAGAAATAAATGTCCTCTCCTGTGTGGGAGACTTGCAGAAGGCCAGGCACACTCCAGAGCTGTGAGTGTCCCCCTCCACTGTCCCAGCAGGATGCAGCAGgacctgtgtgtccccagcagcgTGGCTTCCTTAGTACAAAGCCCTTAGCATGGGTGCTTGCAGAGAAGTGGGTGCACTTGGGTGGATTTGAGCAGTCTCCTGGGTTTGTGGCTGTGCTTGGAGTGCAAAACCCTTCCGAGGGTGATGGAGCACTGCTTATGGCTTGGCGTCTTGTCTCTTCTTGTGTAGTCTTGTGTGTGTGGACAAGACTGTGGCTTCTCCCAAACTCTATGTCCTGGAGCCATGGATTGCTGACCTCTTGGTGAATTACGAGCAAGTGGATGAGCATGAGAATttcctggctgggcaggtggTGCGGGTAGGTACCCAGAGGGCCTGTCCCAAAGTGCTCCAACAGCCTTTGAAATCAGTTCTGGGAAGTTCACAGTGCTTCCCAGTTTGCTGGCTGTGGATGTGCAACTCTTCCTCCTCAACATCTCTgatgttaatttttgttttgaggaGGAAAAGCTTGGTGTTGTGACCGCCTTCCTGTGAAACTTGTTCCAGGTCTATGAATAAGagttctttttttattccctttctcCAATCTCCTGACAGGTCTTGAGTGACTCGAGTGCAGCtggccagcctgggctgctccaggacGCTGTGGTGCAGGTCTCTGACGGATCCTGCTACATCCGTGTGGTCATTACAGTCgaggctctgcaggcagaggaaaagTGGGTTCCACCGTGGCTTGGCgtggctgggacagcagctctgcacagctgctgggagcacctggggctcctgcctgctcttgTCTCAGGTTGTGTTAAGCTAAAGCAACCTCAGGGTGGGAAGCTGGTGTGAAAGAGCTGCTCAGAGAAGAAAGCTGGAATGCTCTTGCTGCGGTGTCTGCTGgttgggatgggcagggatccaTGGCAGAAACTGTGATGCCATTAGAAAGGACTGTAAAGCCCTTGGGTTTTGTGGAAGGAGCCAGATCATTAACCATGGtagcctgggctgctccttcAGTGCTTTCCTCCATTTCCCCATTTGGACACCCTTAAACTCttggggtgctggcagcagagagccAAGAATAAGCAGCAGAAAGATGCTGCTCTTAGGCAGGAATTACTAAGGAGCCCTTGGTGCCTGCTGCTCATGCTGAGACACGTTCCAGAACGCCCCAATGTGGCTGGCAGAGCTCTTGCAGGAGCCCCACTGTGTGTCTGGGGGGGTCCAGCTCTGTTCTTCAAGgcactcctgctctgctccctttcCAGCGCCCACCTGCAGCTCAGGCTTTCCAGCCTTAATTGCAGAATTATCGTCCTGCAGAAGTACACGGTGTGTTTTCAGGACGAGGCCAGGCTGGTAAGTGCTCTGAGGAGTGGAAGCAGCCTGTTCCTTTAccttgctgtgctccctgcactcttgcctgctcccagctgctcccaggagctgaaGGCAGGTGATGGGTGGCCTTTCATTTccatctgcagctcctgtggggCCTGTGGCAGCTGACCTGGCAGGGATGAGCCCTCATTGGGGTACATCTTTCCTCAACGGGGTGCATCTTTCCCTGGGTCACCTGGCTGTCACCTCTGCCTGTTGGACAGCTGCAGAAGGCCTGCatgggctggtggcagagcagcccaCTGTCCCCTTGCAGTGGTTCAGAGGTGTCCCCACAGACTCCCCTGGCCTGGCCCACCCTGCTGTGTGGCTCTTGTGGAGCCATCAGCTGACACAGGAAGACACAAACTCCTGTTTGAAGGGGGGCTGTCCTTTTTGAGGAGACTTTCTCTTAGACTGGAGGgttggtggcagagctggggtgggTGTGGGAGTGCTGGCTggccccagggagggcaggggcagtgGTGGGACTCAGAGCTGCCTTCTCCCCACAGGAGGACTGCGAGTTTTACCTCACGGCCCAGCAGTTCATCGTGCTGCCCATGCAGAGGCAGAGGATGGAATCATCTGATGGGTAAGGCCCATGGGATGCCTgggtggggctgtgctcaggggaCTTCTTCAtcttccccacagcagcactgacctTGGGAGTCCTGCTTGTGGCAATCCCTTTTAAAGGAGGGATTGTCTCCAAAGCAAGGGAGAAGGGACATAGGGACTTGGACGGAATCAGTAACTGGCTTCTTTCTTGCTGCAGGAACCAGAATCCCTCTGTGATGAAGAAGATAAAGGAGCTCTGGCTGTGAGTATGGGGCTGAGGGATGTATCCAGGTACCCTGATGTGTGCAGCCTCAGACTGGGGTTAGAGCAGGCTGGCAAGGGCTGGCACAGGTTATGGCAACTCCTGGTTAACCTGTGTGACTCCTTGCCCTGGAATGTGACAGAGTTGAATAGAatgggaaaaatgaaattgtgGTGGCACATTGCCAGCCTCTTCCTCTGAGCTAGGAGGAAACACCTGAGGGGAGCTTGTTCCTGCCAGTggtgggcagcacagctgtgtgggtcagccctgcacagctcatCCTTCATCCTTGGAGATCCAATACTGGAGATCCCCAGGGCCTTCAATCCATCCATCTCCAGGGGTGAGGCTTCCTGATGGCTATTGCTGGCATACTGAGCATGTGGCCAGATCAGCATCCAGTGAGGGATCCGCTACTTTCACAAGCTGCTTCTTCCAATCCAGGCTGTTTGACCTGTGGCCAAGAGCTGTGTATGTCCCAGCCCTAACCTGGCTTTGTCTTCTCCTTGGTCATTGCAGGAGGAATCTTGCTGTGAGGAATGCTCCCAGCTCAGGTAAAGGGTTGTGGGGGGCATGCAATGCTCTGAGTGCCTGGGGGAGCCCTTGGGTTTCCTCAGCTTGGTCCATGTTAGGCAGAGGTAGCACAGACCTGGTCAGATCTCACAAGTGTACATTGCTAAGCCCAAAGCAGGAAGAGATAATGCTGATAGCTGAAGCAGAGTGGGACATTAAATGCCTGTGCTCGTGCTTCTGGTCCAGGATTTGTGAAGaaaggaaatataatttttagaaGCAAAGGAAGTGCAGAATTGTggctgctcccacaggtttcAGTGTCATGACAGTCACTAAGTCATGCAGCAGGGTAAAAGTGTTTGCAAGTGAGGCTTGCCTGAGTTCAGCTGTCTCCTCCACTGATGTCTGTGTGTTCTTGCTCTAGAGCCCTCTGTCTCTCAGCTGATTGATGCCATAGGACAGAACCAGCTGGagattttgaaggaaaatgCTGAGGAATGCTTGGATTTATGGAAATCAAAGGAGAAGCCAGTGACAGTGGAGGATGAGGTTCCCATCACCCAGTGGGAGGCAGAGCGCAAGAAGGAGGTCAGTctgtcctgctggcacagcttgaggtgCTCTGGTGggtgggagaaggaaggaaaggacagtgggcagagctggaggttTGCTGGGGATTGAGATGGTGTTGGGTGGGCAGGCACAGGTGGACTCCTGCATCTGGAGAGGGACTGCCCAGCAAAAACCTTGTCACGTGTCTCATTTCAGCAGGGTGAGGATGTTTTCATGGTCCCAGTCAGTGCCCTGGTGATCCCTCCTGAGGAGGAGGCAGTGGTTTGTGATTCTTCTGAGGCAGTGTCTGCAGGGTACACAGGTAGGCAGTGCAGCACCCAGGCATGTGGAATTAGGGGCTCCCTGGGGTGGGGAGAAGAGTTCCCTTGCTCTGGGTGTGCCTCATGCTGGGGATATGACCAACAGTGCCCCTTTCATTGCAGATACAAgccaagcagctcctggaaagAGTAGTGATGACAGGACAGTGCCAGGAGACCCAAGTGTTGTATCTCAAATCAGCTGTGAGTAGCAGAATCTGCAGATGTGTTGGAATGacttgtgttggaagggaccttaaaggaTATCTAGCCCCAATCTCTTCTATGAGTAGGGACACATtgcactagaccaggttgctccaagccctgtccaacttAGCTTTTAACaccttccagggctggggcagccacatcTTCACTGGGCAAcatgtgccagggcctccccaccctcacagggaagaatttcttaaaaatatctaactgccctctgtcagtgtgaGTCCATTCCCCTTTGTCTGCCACTCCATGGCCTTGTCTAAAGTCTTTCTCCAGCCCTCTTGGAGCCTCTTTAGATACTGGAAGGTTCTTGAAGGTCTCCTTAGAGCTTTCAATTCTCCAAGCTGAATaatcccaactctctcagcctgtctccatagcagcagtgctccagcccttggatCATCCTCATGGCATCCTATGAACGCTCCAGATCCCATCCAGCCTTTAGTTTCCTCTACAGTTGGCTCAGCCCATCTCCCTGGATTGAGTGGAGGAGGTACTGGTGTGGCCAGGTCTTTGGGAGACGTTGAGCAGGCAGGGGATGGTCCCAGTCCTCAAGCTTCTTGAAGCTGCAGCTTTGGTTGGTTGTGCTGGGACCACAAGAAGTCATTTTGATGCCACCACTGAGCTTGAGtctcctgccctggtgtgggCTCCTTGCCGGCTCTGGCTCAGCACCACCATGGGTTTGTGTCACCTTACTTGGCTTGGTGTCACCAAGCTTTGCTGCAGAATTACCTGTGGAAGCTCCATGtggaggaggagctgaaggGAAGAACTgtcctgggcagtgcagggtgTAGGAGAAGGCCTTCTTCATAGCTGCCTGCTCTCTGGGCAGTGTCTGCCTCTCCACCGCCTGCCCTGTGAGATCTTGGAGAGGATCTCACTGGGATATGCCACAttttgggctggaaagggctgcagagctcccctCAAGAGCTGTCTCTGAGATCTTGTGCACAGGGGACCCACAGGGAATGGGCAGCTGCTTTCTTTGCTAAAATCAACACTCTGGCTTCTTCATTGCAGGTGCTGCATCACCAACCTTGTCAGATAGCCTGGGGGGATCCCTGGACAACCCCTGGAATGGGATGCCCTCGTTGTCTTTGACCCCAAGCTCTTCAGATGGTGAGTCCCCATGTCCCAGGGCATCCAGGCTGCCTTCCTGGCAGGAGACAGCTCCACTCTTCTTAATGATGCTGGCTTGATTTCCCCTGGCCATAAAGCAGTGCTGTGGTGTTCCCATAGCCTGGATCTGCATcattccagccctgccactcttcctgtgtgccagggcaggtccCACCACCACCCTGCTCAAACTGACTGTGCTTTTCCTTTACTAGAGAAGACCTTTCAATCTGACCCTCCCCTGAAGACCCAGAAAGATGTGGCTGCTGACAGCAACACCACTGACCTGTTGGAAgtgtgcagccagagctctgctgagggCTCACCGCGGGGAGAGCCAGCACAgacctcctctccctccctgctccgcTGCTACAGCCATCCCAGTCTGGTGGAGATCAGCACCAGTGAGGCAGCatcagctgcagaggcagcctgggATGCCCTGTGTGCTGATCAAAGCCTGCAGAGATCCAGGGCCTCTCAGCCCACCCTGCCCACTCTTTCTCCAGCTTTCCCAGTcttgcccagcagcagcttgcaATCGCCGCCTGGCAGGATTCCTCACAGGGAGCAGGCCTGCTCCAGTGGCACAGCTTCCTCTGCAGAGGCGTTGAAGCCTGGACTGGCTCACACCAGGACAAAGGGAGGAGAGACTGTGGTTGCCAAGAGGAAGCTGGTGGAGGAAGATGAACAGgcctgcagtgagcagcagcatctctcagGCACCTCGAAGCACAGGGGGAGAGGCACACGCAAGGGATCCGTGCTCGGGAGCCCACAGGGGGCaaagaagagcagaaaggaGACAGGGCTTCAAAATAGAAAGGAgcttgaggaggaggaggaggaggaaatggaggaggaggaagagcaagcatcccctgcaggagctgggcccaGCTCCAGGCCAGAGCAGTGCAGTGCTCGGGAGTCGGTAAGTACAAAGCAGCTGGTGAGGTCCCCTgagggctgggggggctctctgtgcccacagcactgGTCTCCATCCCCAAGATCTTTCCTCACCAGGCTGGTGGAGATGGGAAATTGAATGCAGGTGTCAGTGTAGATGGTGGAGGATCTGGGAATCATGAGGGAGTCATGTAATCacttaggctggaaaagagctccTGAGATGGAAGTCTAACCATTCCTCAGCACTGTCAAGCCACCACTGaaccacagccccagctgccatATCCACAGGtctttaaatccctccagggatggtgaagATGTAGTTTAGCCTGAGTTAAACAATTGGGTAGGAGCAAACAGTTGCTGGAGCATCTTCTGAGCTATCTGGGTAAAAGATCAGAAGCGAGGGAGAGACACCTCAATCCTAGGTGTTTTCCTGGGCTTATTGGGCTCTCAGGCTGCATGGGGCAGCACTCTGGGTACTCTGGCTGGAGCAGACTCATCTCACCCTCCCCTTTGCTTTTGTAGTTCATGGAGAGACCACCCCAGTACCAGTACGAGGCACCGAGCCCCGAGCTCTGCCAGCAGGTACAATCTATCAGGTCAGTGCCATATCAGCCATGGACTCGTGGCTGTCCCTTGTTCCTGCAGTGGGACTCACATACCTATAGTGAGTCCCCAACCTCTGCCCTACCCCTTGTCACCAGCTGCCCCAGTGGCATGTCCACAGCTGGGTTTCTTCTCACCCTGGCTCCTCCTGTCTGGTTTCGCAGGATATCAAAGGCAATGCTGATGTGGGCATGCTGGATgctggctgaggaggaggaggaggaggaggaggactcctgagcccagcccatCTTTCATTCCTTTGTTTCTTCAGTGGGTTTGTCAGAACATTGGGATGAGTGGTTGGGGGAGGGATGTGGGGATACCAGAAGCACTGTGCCTCAGGAGACTGCTGAGTGGGCTCGCCTGGCTGCAGAAACCCTGGTCCAGAGGTGCTGGCATATGACCTGTTGAAAGCCAATACCCTCAGTGCCAAGAGGGGAGAAAAGCATTCTTTCAGGCATGTCTATATGTGAACCAACATCCCTCTCCCACCTCTTCATCCTTTTCAAATGCCTTGTCCCAGCAGGTGGGGACAAGAGGTGACCCAGTGCCACCGTAGCAGCAATGGCAGAGGCCCCACAAGCTGATCTTGCTCCAAAGGTACCCCAGGAGCTTGTATGGTTTATTGAATAAGTTTAGGTAGGGTCCTGCACTGTTTATTACAAAAAATATCCCGCAGGGTTATGctgtagaaattaaaaattgtatattttttaaatacacagctcttgtattaaaaaaaaaaaaaaagaaaaaagaaaaaaatcccaaaacaagCATCTTGCTTTGTCGTAAACATCCGTGTGAGGAATGCGTTTGGTCCGGAGCAGAGGGCAACACAGGAGAAAGCCACTGGGGTGTTGGGATCACGCTGGTGCCGTCAGGGAGCTGCGGGGATGGAGCTGCGTGCTGGAAGGCTGGGTCATGGTCCCGCTGATGGAAGCCTGCGTCTGGCGggggctggagagagcagtacccctcctggggcaggagctggagtggtGGAAGTGCCTTGGGAACGCTTCCTAAAAATAGCTGGCTGCCTAAAATCACCGGGGCCCCGCTGCAGCCCACAGCGACAGAGGGCACTGGGGACTGCAACACCACTGGGTGCATCCTGCAGGCTCTGACAGTCCCTGGGCatcctgggcagtgctggtggccCGGCTGTTCCCATGGCAGAAACTGGGCGATGCCATTGTTGGCACATCCACGCCAGCCTGGTGCCCGTCTGTCCTCTCTGCACCCCAGCTGCCAAGCACCCCGGCACGGCGCGCTTGCTTGCAGGGTTTTGTTGGGAGCAGCGTGGTGACATGCAGGGGCttcactgtcccagggctggctcCTCCTGGCCCGGCACTGGGCGTCTTTGGTCTACGGCAGCTGAGTCTTGTGCATTCCCAACAGTTTGTGCCAGGGCTTGCGGCTGCTCACCctcagtgcctgtgccagcctgcgGCTCCTCCAGCCCGGCACGGGGCCAGTCCTGCAGCGGGGCACCTACACAGGTCACAGGTGCTGGGGTGAGCATGGGGGGACCCTTGGTACCCCAATATCTGCT
This portion of the Ammospiza nelsoni isolate bAmmNel1 chromosome 13, bAmmNel1.pri, whole genome shotgun sequence genome encodes:
- the LOC132079245 gene encoding nucleolar and coiled-body phosphoprotein 1-like isoform X1, producing MAAAAAPPGGASPGLAAGERLVCVDKTVASPKLYVLEPWIADLLVNYEQVDEHENFLAGQVVRVLSDSSAAGQPGLLQDAVVQVSDGSCYIRVVITVEALQAEENAHLQLRLSSLNCRIIVLQKYTVCFQDEARLEDCEFYLTAQQFIVLPMQRQRMESSDGNQNPSVMKKIKELWLRNLAVRNAPSSEPSVSQLIDAIGQNQLEILKENAEECLDLWKSKEKPVTVEDEVPITQWEAERKKEQGEDVFMVPVSALVIPPEEEAVVCDSSEAVSAGYTDTSQAAPGKSSDDRTVPGDPSVVSQISSCLHSSSAPALGSSSWHPMNAPDPIQPLVSSTVGSAHLPGLSGGGAASPTLSDSLGGSLDNPWNGMPSLSLTPSSSDEKTFQSDPPLKTQKDVAADSNTTDLLEVCSQSSAEGSPRGEPAQTSSPSLLRCYSHPSLVEISTSEAASAAEAAWDALCADQSLQRSRASQPTLPTLSPAFPVLPSSSLQSPPGRIPHREQACSSGTASSAEALKPGLAHTRTKGGETVVAKRKLVEEDEQACSEQQHLSGTSKHRGRGTRKGSVLGSPQGAKKSRKETGLQNRKELEEEEEEEMEEEEEQASPAGAGPSSRPEQCSARESFMERPPQYQYEAPSPELCQQVQSIRISKAMLMWACWMLAEEEEEEEEDS
- the LOC132079245 gene encoding nucleolar and coiled-body phosphoprotein 1-like isoform X3, producing the protein MAAAAAPPGGASPGLAAGERLVCVDKTVASPKLYVLEPWIADLLVNYEQVDEHENFLAGQVVRVLSDSSAAGQPGLLQDAVVQVSDGSCYIRVVITVEALQAEENAHLQLRLSSLNCRIIVLQKYTVCFQDEARLEDCEFYLTAQQFIVLPMQRQRMESSDGNQNPSVMKKIKELWLRNLAVRNAPSSEPSVSQLIDAIGQNQLEILKENAEECLDLWKSKEKPVTVEDEVPITQWEAERKKEQGEDVFMVPVSALVIPPEEEAVVCDSSEAVSAGYTDTSQAAPGKSSDDRTVPGDPSVVSQISCAASPTLSDSLGGSLDNPWNGMPSLSLTPSSSDEKTFQSDPPLKTQKDVAADSNTTDLLEVCSQSSAEGSPRGEPAQTSSPSLLRCYSHPSLVEISTSEAASAAEAAWDALCADQSLQRSRASQPTLPTLSPAFPVLPSSSLQSPPGRIPHREQACSSGTASSAEALKPGLAHTRTKGGETVVAKRKLVEEDEQACSEQQHLSGTSKHRGRGTRKGSVLGSPQGAKKSRKETGLQNRKELEEEEEEEMEEEEEQASPAGAGPSSRPEQCSARESFMERPPQYQYEAPSPELCQQVQSIRISKAMLMWACWMLAEEEEEEEEDS
- the LOC132079245 gene encoding nucleolar and coiled-body phosphoprotein 1-like isoform X4, producing MAAAAAPPGGASPGLAAGERLVCVDKTVASPKLYVLEPWIADLLVNYEQVDEHENFLAGQVVRVLSDSSAAGQPGLLQDAVVQVSDGSCYIRVVITVEALQAEENAHLQLRLSSLNCRIIVLQKYTVCFQDEARLEDCEFYLTAQQFIVLPMQRQRMESSDGNQNPSVMKKIKELWLRNLAVRNAPSSEPSVSQLIDAIGQNQLEILKENAEECLDLWKSKEKPVTVEDEVPITQWEAERKKEGEDVFMVPVSALVIPPEEEAVVCDSSEAVSAGYTDTSQAAPGKSSDDRTVPGDPSVVSQISCAASPTLSDSLGGSLDNPWNGMPSLSLTPSSSDEKTFQSDPPLKTQKDVAADSNTTDLLEVCSQSSAEGSPRGEPAQTSSPSLLRCYSHPSLVEISTSEAASAAEAAWDALCADQSLQRSRASQPTLPTLSPAFPVLPSSSLQSPPGRIPHREQACSSGTASSAEALKPGLAHTRTKGGETVVAKRKLVEEDEQACSEQQHLSGTSKHRGRGTRKGSVLGSPQGAKKSRKETGLQNRKELEEEEEEEMEEEEEQASPAGAGPSSRPEQCSARESFMERPPQYQYEAPSPELCQQVQSIRISKAMLMWACWMLAEEEEEEEEDS
- the LOC132079245 gene encoding nucleolar and coiled-body phosphoprotein 1-like isoform X2 — its product is MAAAAAPPGGASPGLAAGERLVCVDKTVASPKLYVLEPWIADLLVNYEQVDEHENFLAGQVVRVLSDSSAAGQPGLLQDAVVQVSDGSCYIRVVITVEALQAEENAHLQLRLSSLNCRIIVLQKYTVCFQDEARLEDCEFYLTAQQFIVLPMQRQRMESSDGNQNPSVMKKIKELWLRNLAVRNAPSSEPSVSQLIDAIGQNQLEILKENAEECLDLWKSKEKPVTVEDEVPITQWEAERKKEGEDVFMVPVSALVIPPEEEAVVCDSSEAVSAGYTDTSQAAPGKSSDDRTVPGDPSVVSQISSCLHSSSAPALGSSSWHPMNAPDPIQPLVSSTVGSAHLPGLSGGGAASPTLSDSLGGSLDNPWNGMPSLSLTPSSSDEKTFQSDPPLKTQKDVAADSNTTDLLEVCSQSSAEGSPRGEPAQTSSPSLLRCYSHPSLVEISTSEAASAAEAAWDALCADQSLQRSRASQPTLPTLSPAFPVLPSSSLQSPPGRIPHREQACSSGTASSAEALKPGLAHTRTKGGETVVAKRKLVEEDEQACSEQQHLSGTSKHRGRGTRKGSVLGSPQGAKKSRKETGLQNRKELEEEEEEEMEEEEEQASPAGAGPSSRPEQCSARESFMERPPQYQYEAPSPELCQQVQSIRISKAMLMWACWMLAEEEEEEEEDS